Proteins found in one Limnohabitans sp. TEGF004 genomic segment:
- a CDS encoding c-type cytochrome yields the protein MKLIASLLIAAALVAPALSNAAEPAAPAAKADLAKGEATYTAVCASCHGADGNAGSPAYPKLAQQHPDYLVKQLQEFKSGKRANAIMSGMAAGLSEADMKNVSAWLASKEAKPNFAKEKDLVVLGERIYRGGVADRQIAACAGCHSPTGAGIPSQYPRLSGQHADYTMAQLNSFREHGNKGVGQNVGRGNSAQMSGVAAKLNDREIKAVADYIAGLR from the coding sequence ATGAAGCTGATTGCCTCTTTGTTGATTGCTGCCGCCTTGGTAGCCCCCGCCCTTTCCAATGCCGCCGAGCCTGCAGCCCCTGCAGCCAAGGCTGATTTGGCCAAAGGTGAAGCAACCTACACCGCTGTTTGCGCGTCTTGCCACGGTGCAGATGGCAACGCCGGTTCGCCTGCCTACCCTAAGCTGGCACAACAGCACCCAGATTACTTGGTCAAACAATTGCAAGAGTTCAAATCTGGCAAGCGTGCCAACGCCATCATGAGCGGCATGGCTGCTGGCTTGTCTGAAGCCGACATGAAAAACGTTTCAGCTTGGTTGGCCTCGAAAGAAGCCAAGCCTAACTTTGCCAAAGAAAAAGACTTGGTTGTTTTGGGTGAGCGCATTTACCGCGGCGGCGTGGCTGACCGTCAAATTGCCGCTTGTGCTGGTTGCCACAGCCCAACAGGTGCTGGCATCCCATCACAGTACCCACGCTTGAGCGGTCAGCACGCTGACTACACCATGGCGCAATTGAATTCCTTCCGTGAGCACGGAAACAAAGGCGTGGGTCAAAACGTTGGCCGTGGCAACAGCGCTCAAATGAGCGGTGTGGCTGCCAAGTTGAATGACCGCGAAATCAAAGCTGTGGCTGACTACATCGCTGGTTTGCGTTAA
- the msrP gene encoding protein-methionine-sulfoxide reductase catalytic subunit MsrP, which translates to MRFNQLSKSSDSGFVHTLSSDITPQAVYAQRRDWLKQMAAGAAGLSMAAWAWREALAQTPSDVVIRPGKLAPLTGAVSRVSGANTMEKITTYADASSYNNFYEFGTDKSDPAKYAHTLQTKPWTVEVEGLVKKPGRFDLDALLKLSPMEERIYRLRCVEGWSMVIPWLGYSLAELIKRVEPLGSAKYVEFITQADPKTMPGVRSRVLDWPYVEGLRMDEAMHPLTLLSFGMYGEVLPNQNGAPVRLVVPWKYGFKSAKSLVKIRFVEKQPVNSWGRSAPQEYGFYSNVNPNVSHPRWSQATERRIGEDGLFAKKRKTLMFNGYEAQVGQLYAGMDLSKLY; encoded by the coding sequence GTGCGTTTCAATCAATTATCGAAAAGCAGTGACTCTGGTTTTGTGCACACGCTGAGCAGCGACATCACACCGCAAGCGGTGTATGCGCAGCGACGCGATTGGCTCAAACAAATGGCAGCAGGCGCAGCAGGGCTGTCAATGGCTGCATGGGCTTGGCGTGAGGCGCTGGCCCAAACCCCCAGCGACGTGGTGATACGCCCAGGCAAGCTGGCCCCGTTGACGGGCGCTGTGAGCCGCGTGAGTGGTGCCAACACCATGGAAAAAATCACCACCTACGCCGATGCCAGCAGCTACAACAACTTTTACGAATTCGGCACGGACAAATCTGACCCCGCCAAATACGCTCACACCTTGCAAACCAAACCGTGGACGGTGGAGGTCGAAGGGCTCGTTAAAAAACCGGGCCGTTTCGACCTAGACGCCTTGCTCAAACTCAGTCCCATGGAAGAGCGCATTTACCGCTTGCGCTGCGTGGAAGGTTGGTCCATGGTCATTCCGTGGCTGGGCTACTCGCTGGCCGAACTCATCAAACGTGTGGAGCCTTTGGGCAGCGCCAAGTATGTGGAGTTCATCACCCAAGCCGACCCCAAAACCATGCCTGGCGTGCGCTCGCGGGTGCTCGATTGGCCGTATGTCGAAGGCCTGCGCATGGACGAGGCCATGCACCCGCTCACGCTCTTGAGCTTTGGCATGTACGGCGAAGTGCTGCCCAATCAAAATGGCGCGCCTGTGCGCTTGGTGGTGCCTTGGAAATATGGTTTCAAAAGCGCCAAGAGTTTGGTGAAGATTCGCTTTGTGGAGAAGCAGCCCGTTAATTCATGGGGCCGCTCAGCGCCGCAAGAGTATGGTTTTTATTCCAACGTCAATCCGAACGTGAGCCATCCGCGCTGGAGCCAAGCCACCGAGCGTCGCATAGGCGAAGACGGTTTGTTTGCCAAAAAGCGCAAGACCTTGATGTTCAACGGTTACGAAGCCCAAGTGGGCCAGCTTTATGCGGGCATGGACCTGAGTAAACTGTATTGA
- a CDS encoding protein-methionine-sulfoxide reductase heme-binding subunit MsrQ: protein MRKALQHRSAKPVLWSLCLLPFAWLVWGTVNDALGANPAEYLIRATGDWTLRLLCVTLAVTPLRVMLGLPELAKLRRMLGLFTYFYAVLHVLCYSWLDMGFEWGDIAADIAKRPFILVGFSAFVLLTPLALTSFNRAIRWLGAKRWQWLHRLVYAVAVLAVLHFFWMRAGKSNFAEVFVYASVILVLLAWRVVHSSLWRHLFSSGGFTR, encoded by the coding sequence TTGCGAAAAGCCCTGCAACACCGCAGCGCCAAGCCAGTGCTGTGGTCGCTTTGTCTTTTGCCATTTGCGTGGCTGGTGTGGGGCACTGTCAACGATGCGTTGGGTGCCAACCCTGCCGAGTATTTGATACGCGCCACGGGTGACTGGACGCTGCGCTTGTTGTGCGTGACGTTAGCGGTGACGCCATTGCGTGTGATGTTGGGTTTGCCTGAGTTGGCAAAGCTGCGGCGCATGTTGGGTTTGTTCACCTACTTTTACGCGGTGTTGCATGTGCTTTGTTACAGCTGGCTCGACATGGGGTTTGAGTGGGGTGATATTGCCGCAGACATCGCCAAGCGCCCGTTCATCTTGGTGGGGTTCAGTGCTTTTGTGTTGCTCACGCCGTTGGCATTGACCTCGTTCAATCGCGCGATTCGATGGTTAGGTGCCAAGCGTTGGCAGTGGTTGCACCGTTTGGTGTACGCCGTAGCGGTATTGGCTGTGCTGCACTTTTTTTGGATGCGGGCGGGGAAGAGCAACTTTGCAGAGGTGTTTGTTTATGCCTCTGTGATCTTGGTGTTGCTTGCTTGGAGGGTTGTCCACTCTTCTTTGTGGCGCCATTTGTTTAGTTCGGGTGGTTTCACTCGCTGA
- a CDS encoding lysophospholipid acyltransferase family protein translates to MFSNFGLWVLRGLGYLPLSWLRALGEGLGALLMVVIPSRRRVVQTNLRVCFPHLSDAEHDALTRQTFVYFAQAWLDRSWLWHRSAACIQSRVQLSGEVAALSDATPTVLFAPHFMGLDVGWSALTMSLPLRFTTIFTPQSNAAVDAWVAKGRQRFGNVRLFRREDGVKPIIAALRKNELLYLLPDMNFGPSESIFVPFYGEPAATVPSLSRFAKLGRARVMPVITRMTDTGYEVVVYSAWNDFPTDDAEADTDTMNQRLEVFINTMPAQYFWVHKRFKTRPPGAPELY, encoded by the coding sequence ATGTTCAGCAATTTCGGTTTGTGGGTGTTGCGTGGCTTGGGCTATTTGCCTTTGTCGTGGTTGCGCGCCCTAGGTGAGGGCTTGGGCGCTTTGCTGATGGTGGTGATCCCATCGCGCCGCCGTGTGGTGCAAACCAATTTGCGTGTTTGCTTTCCACATTTGAGCGATGCCGAACATGATGCATTGACCCGTCAAACCTTTGTGTATTTCGCGCAAGCGTGGCTTGACCGCAGTTGGCTGTGGCACCGTAGTGCGGCTTGCATCCAATCGCGCGTGCAGCTGTCGGGTGAGGTGGCTGCGTTATCCGACGCAACGCCGACCGTGTTGTTTGCGCCGCACTTCATGGGTTTGGATGTGGGGTGGTCAGCACTCACCATGAGCCTGCCTTTGCGTTTCACGACCATCTTCACGCCGCAGTCGAATGCGGCGGTGGATGCGTGGGTCGCCAAGGGGCGTCAACGGTTTGGCAACGTGCGTTTGTTTCGTCGCGAGGATGGCGTCAAGCCCATCATCGCGGCCTTACGAAAAAACGAATTGCTGTACTTGCTGCCTGACATGAACTTTGGCCCAAGTGAGTCCATCTTTGTGCCGTTTTATGGCGAGCCAGCCGCGACCGTGCCGTCTTTGTCGCGCTTTGCCAAACTGGGGCGAGCCCGAGTGATGCCCGTCATCACGCGCATGACGGATACAGGCTACGAGGTTGTGGTGTATTCGGCTTGGAATGACTTTCCCACAGACGACGCCGAGGCCGACACGGACACGATGAACCAACGCTTGGAGGTGTTTATCAACACCATGCCCGCTCAATATTTTTGGGTGCACAAGCGCTTCAAAACACGCCCACCAGGCGCGCCAGAGCTTTACTAA
- a CDS encoding lysophospholipid acyltransferase family protein, whose product MSLTTRIFHFLARLPLPLMQRLGAVLGWLVWWLSPGYRRNFKANVHAAGVAWRDARPAVAAIGAMVAELPWVWMRPHETKLDGLMKWDGAEHFEAAMQAGKGAIIMSPHLGSWEIGAQAIAEKFGPTYGPMVALFRPARKAWLEPLVANARTRPYLDSAPTSLAGVRTLIRALRNGGYTAILPDQVPPLGQGVWAPFFGRDVYTMTLLAKLAQQTGAQVIMTWCERLPAGQGFCMHMRPFDAPEMKDTNVSPEVAAAAVNRGVESMVLDAPGQYLWGYARDKQPRAEG is encoded by the coding sequence ATGTCTCTCACCACCCGCATTTTTCACTTCCTCGCCCGCTTGCCTCTGCCTTTGATGCAGCGCTTGGGCGCTGTGCTGGGTTGGTTGGTGTGGTGGTTGTCGCCTGGCTACAGACGCAATTTCAAAGCCAATGTGCATGCGGCTGGTGTGGCGTGGCGCGATGCCCGTCCTGCGGTTGCGGCCATTGGTGCAATGGTGGCTGAGCTGCCTTGGGTGTGGATGCGCCCGCATGAAACAAAGCTCGATGGCTTGATGAAGTGGGATGGCGCTGAGCACTTTGAAGCCGCTATGCAAGCCGGCAAGGGCGCGATCATCATGTCGCCACATTTGGGCTCTTGGGAAATTGGCGCACAAGCGATTGCCGAAAAATTTGGGCCAACTTATGGGCCCATGGTGGCGCTGTTTCGCCCTGCACGCAAAGCGTGGCTAGAGCCCTTGGTCGCCAATGCCCGCACACGCCCGTATTTAGATTCCGCGCCCACATCCCTGGCGGGTGTGCGCACCCTCATTCGCGCATTGCGCAACGGTGGCTACACGGCCATCTTGCCCGACCAAGTGCCGCCCTTGGGGCAAGGTGTGTGGGCGCCATTCTTTGGTCGCGATGTGTACACCATGACCTTGCTCGCGAAGTTGGCGCAACAAACCGGTGCGCAGGTCATCATGACGTGGTGTGAGCGCTTGCCGGCAGGTCAAGGTTTTTGCATGCACATGCGGCCCTTTGACGCGCCCGAAATGAAAGACACCAACGTATCGCCCGAGGTGGCTGCAGCGGCGGTCAACCGAGGCGTGGAAAGTATGGTTTTGGATGCACCCGGTCAATACCTCTGGGGTTACGCGCGTGACAAACAACCGCGCGCAGAAGGCTAA
- the yihA gene encoding ribosome biogenesis GTP-binding protein YihA/YsxC — translation MGWLHTARFLTTAAQLHHLPTYDLPEIAFVGRSNAGKSTCINVLTQQKRLAYASKTPGRTQHINLFAMGRQGKTDAVLADLPGYGYAAVPKQDKIRWQQVMANYLLTRPNLRAVVLMCDPRHGLTELDEILLDVIRPRVAEGMKFLVLLTKADKLNKTDGAKALQITKLQAGGGEVRLFSALKKQGVDEVAATLYKWMHP, via the coding sequence ATGGGCTGGCTGCACACCGCACGGTTTTTGACCACCGCGGCCCAGTTGCACCACCTGCCCACCTACGACCTGCCCGAAATTGCCTTTGTCGGCCGCTCCAATGCGGGTAAATCCACCTGCATCAACGTGCTGACCCAACAAAAACGCTTGGCCTACGCTTCCAAAACACCAGGCCGCACCCAGCACATCAACTTATTCGCCATGGGCCGCCAAGGCAAAACCGATGCCGTGCTGGCTGACTTGCCCGGCTACGGCTACGCGGCCGTGCCCAAGCAAGACAAGATTCGTTGGCAACAAGTAATGGCCAACTATTTGCTCACCCGTCCCAACCTGCGCGCAGTGGTGCTGATGTGTGACCCACGTCACGGCCTGACGGAGCTGGACGAAATTTTGTTAGATGTGATTCGCCCGCGCGTGGCAGAGGGCATGAAGTTTTTGGTGCTGCTCACCAAGGCTGACAAGCTCAACAAAACTGATGGTGCGAAGGCTCTGCAAATCACCAAGCTGCAAGCGGGTGGTGGTGAAGTTCGCTTGTTCTCGGCACTGAAGAAACAAGGTGTGGATGAAGTGGCGGCCACTTTGTACAAGTGGATGCACCCTTAA
- a CDS encoding lipoprotein — protein sequence MGIEQKILVRGASLGAGVASLLCALLALTACGQKGALYMPNDPEFKQRATLPEIVRRQLPSPPATAPAASSPASAASAAGH from the coding sequence ATGGGTATTGAACAAAAGATTTTAGTCAGGGGCGCAAGCCTTGGTGCGGGTGTGGCCTCTTTGCTGTGCGCTTTGCTGGCGTTGACAGCCTGCGGTCAAAAAGGCGCGCTGTACATGCCCAACGATCCAGAGTTCAAACAACGCGCCACATTGCCCGAGATCGTACGTCGCCAATTGCCAAGCCCCCCCGCCACAGCACCCGCTGCCTCATCTCCTGCCAGCGCAGCCTCTGCGGCTGGCCATTAA
- the cyaY gene encoding iron donor protein CyaY — protein MTDLEFLDRAELLLKAVELACDCINDDGDADIDNQRVGGMITLTFENKSQIIINLQKPLHEVWLAARSGGYHFRFDGAQWADTKGQGEFFDRLSQDASAQTGLALTFHA, from the coding sequence ATGACCGATCTCGAATTCTTAGACCGCGCAGAACTTCTGCTCAAAGCCGTTGAATTGGCCTGTGACTGCATCAACGACGACGGTGATGCCGACATCGACAACCAGCGCGTGGGCGGCATGATCACCCTCACGTTTGAGAATAAAAGCCAAATCATCATCAACCTTCAAAAGCCCCTGCACGAGGTGTGGTTGGCAGCTCGCTCCGGCGGCTACCACTTCAGGTTTGATGGCGCGCAATGGGCCGATACCAAAGGCCAAGGCGAATTCTTTGATCGCCTCAGTCAAGACGCAAGTGCCCAAACAGGGCTGGCGCTCACCTTTCACGCTTAA
- the lysA gene encoding diaminopimelate decarboxylase — protein sequence MTHTTLAGAPFVATQHNDLYLEGVKLADLAHAHGTPLFVYSKAAMLSALAAYQRGFAGRNARICYAMKANSSLAVLQVFAQAGCGFDIVSGGELDRVIAAGGDVSKVIFSGVGKTRAEMRKALEAGIACFNVESEAELEVLSEVAQSMGKRAPISIRVNPNVDAKTHPYISTGLKGNKFGVAHERALATYQRAASLPGLQVTGIDCHIGSQITESTPYLDAMDRVLDLVQAIEAAGIAIHHIDFGGGLGINYNGDTPPAADELWAQLLAKLDARGYGQRQLMIEPGRSLVGNAGVCLTEVLYLKPGEQKNFCIVDAAMNDLPRPAMYEAFHQIVPVSARSGQAVTYDVVGPVCESGDWLGRDRQLTVQSGDLLAVLSTGAYCVAMSSNYNTRGRAAEILVEGTQAHVIRRRETVADQMACESLVR from the coding sequence ATGACACACACCACGCTTGCCGGTGCGCCTTTTGTGGCCACTCAACATAACGATTTGTATTTGGAAGGCGTCAAACTCGCCGACCTCGCACACGCACACGGCACACCTCTGTTTGTGTATTCCAAAGCTGCCATGCTCAGCGCCCTCGCCGCCTACCAACGCGGCTTTGCAGGCCGCAACGCGCGTATTTGCTACGCCATGAAAGCCAACTCATCCCTCGCGGTGTTGCAAGTGTTTGCACAAGCAGGCTGCGGTTTTGACATCGTGTCGGGTGGAGAGCTGGACCGCGTCATCGCGGCAGGCGGTGATGTGTCTAAAGTGATCTTTTCAGGCGTGGGAAAAACACGTGCCGAAATGCGCAAGGCTTTGGAAGCGGGTATTGCCTGCTTCAACGTGGAGAGCGAAGCCGAGTTGGAAGTGTTGAGCGAGGTGGCACAAAGCATGGGCAAGCGTGCGCCCATCAGCATTCGCGTCAACCCCAACGTAGACGCCAAAACCCACCCCTATATTTCCACTGGCCTCAAAGGCAACAAGTTTGGCGTGGCGCACGAACGCGCCTTGGCCACTTACCAACGCGCTGCGAGTTTGCCCGGATTGCAAGTGACAGGCATTGACTGCCACATTGGCTCGCAAATCACAGAGTCCACGCCTTATCTTGACGCGATGGATCGCGTGCTGGACCTCGTGCAAGCCATCGAAGCGGCAGGCATTGCCATTCACCACATCGACTTTGGCGGCGGTTTAGGCATCAACTACAACGGTGACACGCCGCCTGCTGCAGATGAACTGTGGGCGCAACTGCTGGCCAAACTCGACGCACGTGGCTACGGCCAACGCCAACTGATGATTGAACCCGGTCGCTCGCTCGTGGGCAACGCGGGCGTGTGTTTGACTGAAGTGTTGTACCTGAAGCCAGGCGAGCAAAAAAACTTTTGCATCGTCGACGCCGCAATGAACGACCTGCCTCGCCCTGCGATGTACGAAGCCTTCCACCAAATCGTGCCTGTGTCTGCACGATCGGGTCAAGCAGTGACGTATGACGTGGTGGGTCCTGTGTGCGAGAGCGGTGATTGGCTGGGTCGTGACCGTCAACTGACCGTGCAGTCGGGTGATTTGTTGGCCGTGTTGTCCACCGGTGCTTATTGCGTGGCGATGTCTAGCAACTACAACACACGTGGGCGTGCGGCTGAAATTTTGGTAGAAGGCACCCAAGCGCATGTGATTCGTCGTCGTGAGACGGTGGCGGACCAGATGGCTTGTGAGTCGTTGGTTCGCTAA
- a CDS encoding penicillin-binding protein 1A yields the protein MASRLLLWAIGIAAAGMLVVGLLVAVALAMAYPQLPDISDLADYRPKLSMRVYSVEGTQIGEFGEERRNLTPFKDIPKVMKDAVLAIEDARFYQHNGVDYIGLMRAALANLGRAKSQGASTITMQVARNVYLSSEKTFTRKIYEILLTSKLEHMLSKDQIFEIYLNQIYLGNRAYGFAAASEAYFGKPLKNISIAEAAMLAGLPKAPSAYNPIVNPKRARARQLYIIERMEENGFITKEQAVAAKQEELKIRTAMSSLNTHADYVAEMARQLMFAQYGPDIYTRGLNVYTTIRASDQQAAYFALRRGIMDFERRQHYRGPERFINLPEKAAELEDAIDDALIEQGDKGDLLAAVVLEATPKKVRVVRQNSEVLEITGEGLQPVQSGLSDKAAPNIKLRPGALVRITKTAKGGWEITQLPEVEGAFVSIDPRDGAIHALVGGFDFNKNKFNHVTQAWRQPGSSFKPFIYSAALEKGFTPMTVVNDAPLFFDASVTGGQPWEPKNYDGTFEGPMTLRKGLAKSKNMISIRVLQAVGAQNAQDWIAQFGFDAEKHPPYLTMALGAGSVTPMQMAAGYSVFANGGYRVNPFLITKVTDQMGKVLSEFTPTPPDESARAIDARNAFVMTSLLQEVTRSGTAARAQATLKRNDIYGKTGTTNDSMDAWFAGYHPTLTAVTWIGYDTPRKLGDRETGGGLSLPVWISYMQHALQNVPVSEPTPPSGLSHEGGDWAYTEFSRGAGVGSLGMDSRSGNSSEQLPANDEKKKILDLFKN from the coding sequence ATGGCGAGCCGGCTTTTGCTGTGGGCCATAGGGATTGCCGCTGCTGGCATGCTGGTGGTGGGCCTTTTGGTCGCCGTCGCGCTGGCCATGGCTTACCCCCAATTGCCCGACATCTCGGACTTGGCCGATTACCGCCCCAAGCTCTCGATGCGCGTGTATTCGGTCGAGGGCACACAGATTGGCGAGTTCGGTGAAGAGCGCCGCAACCTCACCCCATTCAAAGACATCCCCAAGGTGATGAAAGACGCGGTGCTGGCCATTGAAGACGCGCGCTTTTACCAACACAACGGTGTGGACTACATCGGTCTGATGCGTGCAGCCTTGGCTAACTTGGGTCGCGCCAAGAGCCAAGGCGCTTCAACGATCACCATGCAGGTGGCACGCAATGTGTACCTGTCGTCAGAAAAAACATTCACCCGCAAGATTTATGAAATCTTGCTGACCAGCAAGCTCGAGCACATGCTCAGCAAAGACCAGATTTTTGAAATCTATTTGAACCAAATTTATTTGGGTAACCGTGCTTACGGCTTTGCCGCTGCGTCTGAAGCCTACTTTGGCAAGCCGCTGAAAAACATCAGCATTGCCGAAGCCGCTATGTTGGCGGGCTTGCCCAAAGCACCGTCGGCGTACAACCCCATCGTCAACCCCAAGCGTGCACGCGCGCGCCAGCTCTACATCATTGAGCGCATGGAAGAAAACGGCTTCATCACCAAAGAACAAGCGGTGGCAGCCAAGCAAGAAGAGTTGAAGATTCGCACGGCCATGAGCAGCCTCAACACCCACGCCGACTACGTGGCCGAAATGGCGCGCCAGCTGATGTTTGCGCAATACGGCCCCGACATCTACACCCGCGGCTTGAACGTGTACACCACCATCCGCGCCAGCGACCAACAAGCGGCCTACTTTGCGCTGCGTCGCGGCATCATGGACTTTGAACGCCGCCAACACTACCGCGGCCCTGAGCGTTTCATCAACCTGCCAGAGAAGGCGGCAGAGCTGGAAGACGCGATTGACGACGCTTTGATCGAACAAGGCGACAAGGGCGATTTGTTGGCCGCTGTGGTGCTGGAAGCGACGCCGAAGAAAGTGCGCGTGGTCCGTCAAAACAGCGAGGTGCTGGAAATCACGGGCGAAGGTTTGCAACCCGTGCAATCGGGCTTGTCTGACAAAGCTGCGCCCAACATCAAGCTGCGCCCAGGCGCGCTGGTGCGCATCACCAAGACCGCCAAAGGCGGCTGGGAAATTACCCAACTGCCGGAAGTGGAAGGCGCGTTTGTGTCGATTGACCCACGCGATGGCGCCATTCACGCACTGGTGGGTGGCTTTGACTTCAACAAGAACAAGTTCAACCACGTGACCCAAGCGTGGCGTCAGCCTGGCTCGAGTTTCAAACCGTTCATTTACTCTGCCGCACTGGAAAAAGGCTTCACGCCCATGACCGTGGTGAACGATGCACCCTTGTTCTTCGATGCCAGCGTCACAGGTGGCCAACCGTGGGAACCCAAAAACTACGATGGCACGTTTGAAGGCCCCATGACTTTGCGCAAAGGCTTGGCCAAATCGAAAAACATGATTTCGATTCGCGTGCTGCAAGCCGTGGGCGCGCAAAACGCGCAAGACTGGATTGCACAGTTTGGCTTTGACGCAGAAAAGCACCCTCCCTACTTGACCATGGCGCTGGGCGCTGGCTCGGTCACGCCCATGCAAATGGCGGCGGGCTATTCGGTGTTTGCCAACGGCGGCTACCGCGTGAACCCCTTCCTCATCACCAAGGTGACGGACCAAATGGGCAAGGTGTTGTCTGAGTTCACCCCAACACCGCCGGATGAATCGGCCCGCGCCATTGATGCACGCAACGCCTTTGTGATGACCAGCTTGCTGCAAGAAGTCACACGCTCAGGCACGGCCGCACGCGCCCAAGCCACGTTGAAGCGCAACGACATTTACGGCAAAACCGGTACCACCAACGATTCGATGGATGCGTGGTTTGCGGGCTATCACCCCACCCTCACCGCCGTGACTTGGATTGGTTACGACACCCCACGCAAATTGGGTGACCGCGAAACCGGTGGTGGATTGAGCTTGCCCGTGTGGATCAGCTACATGCAGCACGCTTTGCAAAACGTGCCCGTTTCTGAACCTACGCCCCCTTCAGGCTTGAGCCATGAAGGCGGCGACTGGGCCTATACCGAATTCAGCCGAGGCGCTGGCGTGGGCAGCCTTGGGATGGACAGCCGCTCAGGCAACAGCAGCGAACAGCTGCCAGCGAACGACGAGAAGAAAAAGATTCTCGATTTGTTCAAGAACTAA